In Prunus dulcis chromosome 2, ALMONDv2, whole genome shotgun sequence, a single genomic region encodes these proteins:
- the LOC117617583 gene encoding MAG2-interacting protein 2 isoform X1, translating into MDEPTPTVFYETRRHITRPYTPSYPPQQANDGSKGSFLSLLSLQGVNQLKEKWNEYKQPRKLRKLASLFISPRGERVAVASGNQITILQKEDDYSKPCGTFTSGSLASFTTGTWSESHDVLGVADDTDTLYFIKANGDEITRIARRHLKVSLPVISLIVQDDSDAQKSCLCSFIVVTSDGSLQHVEICQDPSSSIYSARTSNNGLTAKGQFPDNVLCVDYQPGLSLLAVVTLTSGSCYLSLWGRSRIIDLEQLVTIQFEGFYSKPKGQKSKLAHPKVLISPQAKFVATLDVTGCLHIFKLDKDCFSLSNFTCRERCESELTNNLSSGEGEHLSDIVDFTWWSDHILAFAKRSGIVTMLDILSGLKVQENGTVYSKPIIERINMFQGNIFLLETISSEKRSNSKETNDSHSMEHIAVDSLDQIDISSLNWSLVSFSERSILEMYNILIRNEKYQAALDFADCHGLDKDEVIKSQWLHSSQGANEISTFLSKIKDKPFILSECVDKVGPTEDAVRALLAYGLRLTNQYGFSEPEKDECTEIWDFRMARLQLLQFKDRLETFLGINMGRFSVQEYRKFRAMPLNEAALTLAESGKIGALNLLFKRHPYSLAPFILDILAAIPETVPVQTYGQLLPGRSPPTSVILREEDWVECEKMINFINRSPKDHEICIQIQTEPILKQCRGSVWPSTNELSIWYKKRARDIDSCSGQLDNCLCLIEFANRKGVYELQRFHEDVSYLHQLIYSDDSIGEINSSLSLVIWEQLSDYEKFGMMLKGVKEENMIGRLRNMAVPFMQNRFHYTVSVSQDQVADNHLTPEHNKVESFLVRWLKETASENKLDICLLVIEEGCCDFQSNSLFKDEVEVIDCALQCIYLCTSTDRWSTMATILSKLPHIQDGEIIVDDLERRLKLAEGHIEVGRLLAFYQVPKPLNFFLESHADGKGVKQILRLILSKFIRRQPGRSDTDWASMWRDMQCIRDKAFPFLDLEYMLMEFCRGLLKAGKFSLARNYLKGTSSVALASEKAENLVIQAAREYFFSASSLTCTEIWKAKECLNLFPSSRNVKVESDIIDALTVRLPRLGVTLLPMQFRQIKDPMEIIKTAITCQNGAYLHVDELIEIAKLLGLSSPDNISSVQEAIAREAAVAGDLQLALDLCLVLAKKGHGHIWDLCAAIARGPALENMDINSRKQLLGFALSNCDEESVSELLHAWKDLDLQGQCETLMMLTGTECPDFSIQGSSVITGPVHGIQDIINLKGCLEMVEGASCDDQEVHLSNIKNLLSVVAKNLPVVNGTSWESVLTENGKLLSFAALQLPWLLQLSRNTEHSKKSIGNLIPGKQYVSVRTQALVTILSWLARNGFAPTDHAVASLAKSIIEPPVTEEEDIVGCSFLLNLGDAFNGVEVIEEQLRTRKDYQEISSIMNVGMTYSLLYSSAIECEGPMERRELLLRKFKEKHTPPSTDEINKFDKVQSTFWREWKLKLEDQKRVADRCRALEKIIPGVDTARFLSRDFNYIGSVVFPLIDSVKLEKKHILKDVLKLADDNGLNRAEVFLRYLSSVLVSEVWSNDDITYEISEFKGEIVGYAVETIKAVSSDVYPAIDGCNKLRLAYMFGLLSDCYLQLEESRKELPIIHPDQEHLSGFGLSRFYKLMEQECKRVSFLANLNFKNIAGLGGLNLKCLSHEVYMHIYESSLEALATMVESLASIYSDPLSMGLITWQDVYKHHVLSLLTPLEAKAGTDSIIKSTEDLQCFICQLEQSYEYCRKYIILLAHVDSLNIMKRYFTIIVPLLGSYGTLPDNSAWQECLIILLNFWIRMIDEMKDIASHEEAKENCRLNLDCLACCLKIFMRLVIEDTVSPSQGWGTIVSFVSHGLIGDSASEPYMFCRSMIFSGCGFGAVAEVFSQAVGGPTGSTLAGDTEVQELPLLYLNILEHILKDVVVREWQDYENLYKLLSSLSKLEGDLEYLDKVRHLVWERMAKFSDNLQLPGSVRVYTLELMQFLTGKSTKGLSASIQSSVMPWEGWDEVHFMSNKSETTDQGLVDHNDTPNRFTSTLVALKSSQLVATISPTLEITSDDLSNLETAVSCFLKLCDVAQSYSHVGSLLAMLGEWEGFFLVREDKKPSVEASDAGNDWNENWDEGWESFQELEPPVKEKESSFSIHPLHACWLEIFKKLVMLSQFKDVLRLIDQSLLKSNGILLDEDGARSLSQIVLERDCFTALKLVLLLPFETLQLQCLAAVEDKLKQGGISDSIGGDHELLMLVLFSGVLPTIISNSSYGNTLSCICYLVGNLSHKFQAARLQNERLVQKGKGGCKEENESWLLDFRRILFPCFISELVKADQQLLAGLIVTKFMHTNASLGLVNVAEASLGRFLEVQLHGLHDPLDETRSQETLKNVVSSLRGKLENLIQGALSLLSTNAR; encoded by the exons ATGGATGAACCAACCCCCACAGTGTTTTACGAGACACGACGTCACATTACGAGGCCCTATACTCCCAGTTACCCTCCCCAACAG GCCAATGACGGCAGTAAAGGGAGCTTTCTTTCACTGCTTTCCCTTCAAG GTGTGAACCAACTCAAAGAGAAATGGAACGAATACAAACAGCcgagaaaattgagaaaattggCATCATTGTTTATCTCTCCAAGAGGTGAACGTGTGGCTGTGGCTTCTGGAAATCAGATAACAATTTTGCAGAAGGAGGATGACTACTCAAAGCCATGTGGCACTTTTACAA GTGGCAGCCTTGCTTCATTTACAACAGGGACTTGGTCAGAAAGTCATGATGTTCTCGGAGTTGCTGATGACACTGATACACTATATTTTATCAAAGCAAACGGTGATGAGATAACGAGGATCGCGAGGAGGCATTTAAAAGTATCTCTACCAGTAATAAGCCTGATTGTGCAGGATGATTCTGATGCACAGAAATCTTGTCt GTGTAGCTTTATTGTGGTCACATCTGATGGTTCCCTTCAGCATGTTGAGATCTGTCAGGATCCAAGTTCCTCCATATATTCTGCACGCACCTCAAATAATGGATTAACTGCAAAGGGGCAGTTCCCTGACAATGTTTTATGCGTTGACTACCAACCAGGGCTTTCTTTGCTTGCTGTTGTCACACTAACCTCAG GTTCTTGTTATCTTTCTCTTTGGGGTAGAAGTAGGATCATTGATCTGGAGCAGCTTGTTACCATTCAGTTTGAGGGTTTTTATTCCAAACCAAAAGGTCAGAAAAGTAAGCTAGCACATCCAAAGGTGCTAATCTCCCCACAAGCCAAATTTGTTGCTACTTTAGATGTGACAGGATGCTTGCACATATTTAAGCTGGATAAAGACTGCTTTTCACTTTCAAATTTTACATGCAGAGAGAGATGTGAGTCAGAACTGACCAATAATTTGTCAAGTGGAGAGGGGGAACATTTAAGTGACATTGTGGATTTTACTTGGTGGTCTGACCACATCCTTGCTTTTGCAAAAAGGAGTGGCATTGTTACCATGCTTGACATCCTTAGTGGCTTGAAAGTTCAGGAAAATGGAACTGTATATTCTAAGCCCATTATAGAAAGAATAAATATGTTTCAAGgaaacatttttcttttggagaCCATTTCATCTGAAAAGAGATCAAACTCAAAGGAAACTAATGATTCACATAGTATGGAGCATATTGCAGTGGACAGCCTTGACCAAATTGACATTTCTTCATTGAACTGGAGCCTTGTATCATTTTCTGAGAGGTCCATCCTGGAAATGTATAACATTTTGattagaaatgaaaaatatcaGGCTGCCTTGGATTTTGCTGATTGTCATGGGTTGGATAAAGATGAAGTCATAAAATCACAGTGGTTGCATTCAAGTCAAGGAGCAAATGAAATAAGTAcctttttatcaaaaattaaGGATAAACCTTTTATACTTTCTGAATGTGTTGACAAAGTTGGACCTACAGAAGATGCTGTGAGGGCCTTACTTGCATATGGGCTGCGCCTAACCAACCAGTATGGGTTTTCTGAACCTGAAAAGGATGAATGTACGGAAATTTGGGATTTCCGCATGGCTAGACTTCAGTTATTGCAATTCAAAGACCGGTTGGAGACGTTTCTTGGGATAAATATGGGCAG gttttCTGTGCAGGAATATAGAAAATTTCGAGCTATGCCTCTAAATGAAGCTGCTCTTACTCTTGCTGAAAGTGGGAAAATTGGGGCTTTAAATCTCCTGTTCAAGCGCCATCCTTATTCACTGGCTCCTTTCATATTGGATATTTTAGCTGCTATCCCTGAAACAGTTCCTGTACAAACATATGGGCAGCTTCTCCCAGGGAGGTCTCCCCCAACAAGTGTAATTTTGAGAGAAGAGGATTGGGTTGAATGTgagaaaatgataaattttATCAACAGATCACCCAAGGACCATGAGATTTGTATCCAAATCCAGACTGAACCCATACTCAAGCAGTGCCGAGGATCTGTTTGGCCATCTACTAATGAACTTTCAATATGGTACAAGAAGAGAGCTAGAGATATTGATAGTTGTAGTGGACAGCTAGATAATTGCCTTTGCTTGATTGAGTTTGCTAATCGCAAAGGTGTATATGAGTTGCAGCGATTCCATGAGGATGTCTCATATTTGCACCAACTTATTTATTCTGATGACAGTATTGGTGAAATAAATTCCAGTCTGAGTCTTGTCATTTGGGAACAATTATCTGACTATGAGAAATTTGGGATGATGCTTAAAGGagttaaagaagaaaatatgattGGAAGGTTGCGTAATATGGCAGTTCCATTTATGCAAAATAGGTTTCATTATACAGTCTCAGTTTCACAGGATCAGGTTGCAGATAATCATCTTACCCCAGAGCATAACAAGGTCGAGTCATTTCTGGTTAGATGGCTAAAGGAAACTGCTTCCGAGAACAAATTGGACATCTGCTTGCTTGTAATAGAGGAAGGGTGCTGTGATTTCCAAAGTAATAGCCTATTTAAGGATGAGGTTGAAGTCATAGACTGTGCCCTGCAGTGCATTTATTTGTGCACTTCTACTGATAGGTGGAGTACTATGGCAACCATATTGTCAAAGCTTCCACATATTCAAG ATGGCGAAATAATTGTTGATGATCTTGAGAGAAGATTGAAATTGGCAGAAGGCCACATTGAAGTAGGGAGGCTCCTGGCATTTTATCAG GTACCAAAGCCTCTGAATTTTTTCCTAGAATCTCATGCTGATGGAAAAGGTGTAAAGCAAATTCTTCGCCTTATACTGTCAAAGTTTATACGTCGACAACCTGGTCGATCAGATACTGATTGGGCAAGCATGTGGCGTGATATGCAATGCATTAGGGATAAGGCATTTCCTTTCCTGGACCTGGAGTATATGTTGATGGAATTTTGCAGAGGGCTGCTGAAAGCTGGGAAGTTTTCTCTTGCCAGGAATTATTTAAAGGGTACAAGTTCAGTTGCTTTGGCATCTGAGAAGGCTGAAAATCTTGTCATACAAGCTGCAAGGGAGTATTTTTTCTCAGCTTCAAGTCTTACTTGTACTGAA ATCTGGAAGGCTAAGGAATGCCTCAATTTATTTCCAAGCAGCAGAAATGTCAAAGTGGAGTCTGATATTATTGATGCACTTACTGTTAGACTTCCCAGACTTGGAGTGACTCTCTTACCCATGCAATTCAGGCAAATAAAAGATCCGATGGAGATTATTAAAACGGCAATCACATGCCAAAATGGTGCATATTTACATGTTGATGAACTCATTGAGATTGCTAAACTTCTTGGATTGAGTTCTCCAGACAACATATCTTCTGTTCAGGAAGCGATTGCCAGAGAAGCTGCAGTTGCTGGTGATCTCCAATTGGCCCTTGATCTGTGTCTTGTTTTGGCTAAGAAAGGGCATGGTCACATTTGGGACTTATGTGCTGCAATAGCAAGGGGTCCTGCCCTTGAAAACATGGATATAAATTCTCGAAAGCAGCTATTGGGTTTTGCTTTGAGCAATTGTGATGAGGAATCCGTTAGTGAGTTGCTCCATGCATGGAAAGATTTAGATTTGCAAGGTCAATGTGAGACATTAATGATGTTGACAGGGACTGAATGTCCAGATTTTTCAATTCAAGGCTCCTCGGTTATTACAGGCCCAGTCCATGGTATTCAAGATATAATCAACCTAAAAGGTTGCTTGGAAATGGTTGAAGGAGCTAGTTGTGACGATCAAGAAGTTCATCTTAGTAACATTAAAAATTTACTTTCTGTTGTTGCTAAAAATTTGCCTGTTGTGAATGGAACCAGTTGGGAATCTGTTTTgacagaaaatggaaaactttTGTCTTTTGCTGCCCTACAACTTCCATGGTTGCTTCAACTAAGTAGGAATACAGAACACAGTAAGAAATCGATTGGTAACTTGATTCCTGGAAAGCAATATGTGAGTGTAAGAACACAAGCTTTAGTGACCATTCTGTCCTGGTTGGCAAGAAATGGTTTTGCTCCTACAGACCATGCGGTTGCGTCTTTGGCAAAATCAATTATTGAACCACCTGTTACCGAAGAGGAAGACATAGTGGGTTGCTCCTTTCTCTTGAATCTGGGGGATGCCTTTAATGGGGTTGAAGTCATTGAAGAGCAGCTTAGAACAAGGAAGGATTACCAAGAAATTTCTAGCATCATGAATGTGGGGATGACTTATAGCTTGTTATATAGTTCAGCAATTGAGTGTGAAGGTCCTATGGAAAGGAGGGAGCTGCTACTGAGGAAGTTTAAAGAAAAGCACACACCACCTAGTACTG atgaaataaacaaatttgACAAGGTACAGTCTACCTTTTGGAGAGAATGGAAACTGAAATTAGAAGACCAAAAGCGCGTTGCAGATCGCTGTAGAGCATTAGAGAAAATAATCCCTGGCGTTGACACTGCACGCTTTTTGTCTCGGGACTTTAATTACATTGGAAGTGTTGTTTTTCCCCTGATTGATTCAGTAAAGTTAGAGAAGAAGCACATTTTGAAGGACGTTTTAAAATTAGCTGATGATAATGGCTTGAACCGTGCAGAG GTCTTTCTACGTTATCTGAGTTCTGTCCTTGTTTCTGAGGTTTGGTCCAATGATGATATTACTTACgaaatttcagaatttaaaGGAGAAATAGTTGGCTATGCTGTAGAAACCATCAAAGCTGTCTCCTCTGATGTATACCCTGCAATTGATGGATGCAACAAGTTGCGTCTTGCTTACATGTTTGGTCTGCTCTCTGACTGCTACTTGCAACTGGAAGAAAGCAGAAAAGAATTACCAATTATACACCCTGATCAAGAGCATCTATCTGGTTTTGGATTATCTCGTTTTTACAAGTTAATGGAGCAAGAGTGCAAGAGAGTTTCGTTTCTTGCGAACCTAAACTTCAAAAATATTGCTGGCTTAGGTGGTTTAAACTTAAAGTGCTTAAGCCATGAAGTCTACATGCACATATATGAAAGTAGCTTGGAAGCCTTGGCAACGATGGTAGAGAGCCTTGCCAGTATATATTCTGACCCATTGTCGATGGGTCTCATAACGTGGCAAGATGTCTACAAGCATcatgttttgagtttgttgaCACCTTTGGAGGCTAAAGCCGGAACTGATTCGATCATCAAAAGCACTGAGGACCTTCAATGCTTCATTTGTCAACTTGAGCAGAGCTATGAATATTGCAGAAAGTATATTATACTCTTGGCGCATGTAGATTCTTTGAACATTATGAAGCGGTATTTCACCATAATTGTTCCTCTTTTGGGTTCTTATGGCACTCTACCAGATAACTCAGCTTGGCAAGAATGTCTTATAATTCTCTTGAACTTTTGGATAAGAATGATTGATGAGATGAAGGACATTGCATCTCATGAGGAAGCCAAAGAAAACTGCAGGCTGAATCTGGATTGCTTAGCGTGTTGTCTAAAGATTTTCATGAGGCTGGTAATAGAAGACACTGTCTCGCCAAGTCAGGGCTGGGGTACAATTGTCAGCTTTGTCAGTCATGGTTTAATTGGCGACTCTGCTTCTGAACCATATATGTTCTGTAGATCGATGATTTTTTCTGGTTGTGGGTTCGGAGCTGTGGCTGAAGTATTTTCTCAAGCAGTAGGGGGTCCCACTGGTTCCACTTTGGCAGGTGACACTGAAGTCCAGGAACTTCCCCTTCTCTACTTAAATATTTTGGAACACATTTTAAAGGATGTGGTTGTCCGTGAGTGGCAGGACTATGAGAACTTGTATAAGCTTTTATCATCTTTGAGTAAATTAGAAGGTGATTTAGAGTATTTGGATAAGGTCAGGCATTTAGTTTGGGAAAGAATGGCTAAGTTCTCAGATAACCTGCAGCTACCAGGGTCAGTTAGAGTTTATACTTTAGAGCTTATGCAATTCCTCACTGGTAAAAGTACCAAGGGTTTGTCTGCTAGTATACAATCTAGTGTTATGCCATGGGAAGGATGGGACGAGGTGCATTTtatgagtaacaaaagtgaaactACTGATCAGGGGTTGGTTGATCATAATGATACACCTAACAGGTTTACAAGTACATTAGTTGCCCTCAAATCATCACAGCTTGTGGCAACCATATCACCCACCTTGGAAATTACTTCCGATGATCTCTCTAATCTAGAGACAGCTGTTTCTTGCTTCCTAAAGCTGTGTGATGTTGCTCAATCATATTCCCATGTTGGTTCTTTGCTCGCCATGTTAGGAGAGTGGGAAGGATTTTTCTTGGTGAGGGAAGATAAGAAACCCTCTGTAGAAGCTTCTGATGCTGGAAATGACTGGAATGAAAACTGGGATGAAGGATGGGAGAGTTTCCAGGAATTAGAACCTCCTGTTAAAGAAAAGGAGAGTTCCTTTTCCATTCACCCTTTGCACGCATGTTGGTTGGAGATTTTCAAAAAACTTGTAATGCTCTCCCAGTTTAAAGATGTTCTAAGACTGATTGATCAGTCCTTGCTGAAATCTAATGGGATATTGCTTGATGAAGATGGTGCGAGGAGCTTGAGCCAGATTGTTCTCGAAAGAGATTGCTTCACGGCTTTAAAGCTGGTGCTACTACTGCCTTTTGAAACGCTACAGTTGCAGTGTTTGGCTGCTGTTGAAGACAAGTTGAAGCAAGGAGGCATCTCCGACTCGATTGGTGGGGACCATGAGTTATTAATGCTAGTATTATTCTCTGGGGTTTTGCCCACTATCATCTCCAATTCTTCCTATGGTAACACTTTATCTTGTATCTGCTATTTGGTCGGCAACTTATCCCACAAGTTTCAAGCAGCTCGGTTACAAAATGAGAGGCTTGTTCAGAAAGGAAAGGGTGGatgcaaagaagaaaatgagagttGGTTGTTGGATTTTAGAAGAATACTCTTCCCCTGTTTTATTTCAGAGCTTGTGAAGGCAGATCAGCAACTTCTGGCAGGACTCATTGTTACAAAATTTATGCACACAAATGCGTCACTTGGTCTTGTTAATGTTGCAGAGGCAAGTCTTGGTCGGTTTTTAGAGGTGCAGCTCCATGGACTACATGACCCCCTTGATGAGACGCGTTCGCAAGAAACCTTGAAAAATGTTGTTTCTAGTTTGAGAGGCAAGTTGGAAAATCTGATCCAGGGTGCATTATCGTTGCTTTCAACCAATGCTAGATGA